Below is a genomic region from Blochmannia endosymbiont of Camponotus modoc.
ATATTATACATACCCAAAGTATATGTAGATTTTTGTAGCGAAAACGTTATGGTTATGGAGCGTATCTATGGAATACCAGTATATGATTTAGTTGCGCTCAAAAAACAAAAAATTAATATGAAATTATTAGCAGAACGTGGAATAGAAATATTTTTTACTCAAGTATTTCGAGATAGTTTTTTTCACGGAGATATGCATCCTGGTAACATTTTTATTAGCTATAAACACCCAGGAAATCCAAAATATATTAGTGTTGATTGCGGCATTGTCGGATCTTTAAATAAAAAAGATAAATACTATTTAGCAGCAAATTTCATAGCATTTTTCAATCATGATTATCGTAAAATAGCTGAATTGCATCTTGATTCAGGCTGGATACCCTTTGATACCAACATTGAAGATTTTGAATGCGCTATGAGAACAGTATTTGAACCAATTTTTGAACAACCGTTAGAAAAAATTCCTTTCAGTAAAATATTATTGTACTTATTTAATACCGCACGATATTTTAATATGGAAATACAACCCCAATTAATTTTATTACAAAAAACTTTATTGTACATCGAAGGAATAGTTAGACAATTATATCCAAATCTAAATATTTGGAAATCTGCTCAACCTTTTTTAGAAGGATGGATGCGGGACCAATTAAAGTTATCAACAACAATATGTACTTTAAAAGACAAGATACCTCATTGGATAGATAAAATACCAGAATTACCTACTTTGTTATCTAATGAATTTAAACGTTCTTGTATGCTACAAAGAAAAATAGAAATATTAATAAGAGAATTAAGAACTCAGCGAACTAATCACGGTCAAGCGTTATTTTTATTCGGTATTGGCGCAACATTAGTTACCAGCAGTATTTTCTTATACATACAGGATAAATA
It encodes:
- the ubiB gene encoding ubiquinone biosynthesis regulatory protein kinase UbiB, translating into MLVDELCRLYSIIKTILNYGLSDFVPTHRLIFPLRIGSRFLLRVLNKHSQLTLGERFRLALQELGPIWIKFGQMLSTRRDIFPDSVADQLSILQDRVAPFDGIIAKMCIERAIGNSLETWFKDFQEIPLASASISQVHSARLKKNNKDIVIKIIRPGLLPIIKIDICLMYRLAKWICKFLPEGRKFKFSEVVSEYEKTLFNELNLLKETANTIQLRRNFKKSQILYIPKVYVDFCSENVMVMERIYGIPVYDLVALKKQKINMKLLAERGIEIFFTQVFRDSFFHGDMHPGNIFISYKHPGNPKYISVDCGIVGSLNKKDKYYLAANFIAFFNHDYRKIAELHLDSGWIPFDTNIEDFECAMRTVFEPIFEQPLEKIPFSKILLYLFNTARYFNMEIQPQLILLQKTLLYIEGIVRQLYPNLNIWKSAQPFLEGWMRDQLKLSTTICTLKDKIPHWIDKIPELPTLLSNEFKRSCMLQRKIEILIRELRTQRTNHGQALFLFGIGATLVTSSIFLYIQDKYLKIFSIFLFVIGIFIWTIGWKRIIQ